The genomic region TGTGCAATAGCATAACAAATTTGACCTGTTTTCAAATCAATGCACTATTTTTGTATTTAATATGGTTTTGTTTTTCTGGCATGCAGGGGAGAGGATGGTTTTGACCTGGACCTAGAGGACATAATGATTATGGAAGCAATATGGCTCTCTCTCCAGGTATATCTTCTGTTCTATGTTCCATATTATGTAGATAACCATTGGAATGTATCTGCACAGGTAAGCAGTTTATGTAAAACAGCACACAGTTTTGTTTACATTCACGAATGCGAGCTGCCATGTATGCTTGTCCACTCCATGCATGCAGACATGGATGGAAGGGGGATGGAGCGAAATAAATATCCCTCCTGGAAAAGATGATGTGGTGGTGAATGCGACACCTTATGGCATTATGCATAATTAATTGTAATTTTCTGTTTACAGGAGCATGGTTCCCACAGAATCCCTGGACCTTGTATATCTGGGTTTGAAAGCACTATTCCTAGAAGACTTAGTGAAGCCCCTGGACTGGTAGAGAGTCGTGGCTCTACCATTTCAAACACTGTATTGGGCGATTCAAGAGAGGCGACTCCAAACAGCTCTGTAACAGGGGGACTTGCTTGTGCAATTGCTGCACTTGCTGAAAGACAAATATTAAATGTCGACTCAATGGCTGTAAGGCAAAGATCAGAAAGTCAACGAATTGATGGAGACGTCACTGAAAGTGGCATGATAGAGAGTCAGGATGTTTCACAAGACAGTACATCTGGTCAACAAGATTTATCACCATCCAATATTTGTGAACAAGCATGTGACCACCTAGAAACAGATGAGCATGAACAGCAGGCATTCCCTGAAGAACCTGTCAATAATAGTGAACTAGAGGATGAGAGAGAACCAGAGGCTCATGCTTCAGAGAATTGGATAGAAGTTTCCCCAGAAAGTGGACGTGCACTTTCACAATGTTTAAGGGAAGGAAGCCGAAGCTCAGTGTCAGACTGGATGTTTGATCACAGCTCTGAAGTTGTTGAAGTTGGGACTAGTTTTTCTAGTAGTATTCCATCTGCTTCAGATTTACCTTGGGAAGCCCCTGATGTTCCTCAAAATGCTGATGTTTCTGCTGATCCACCTTCCCTCAGTGCACAGCCTTATGTGGTCCCAGAAAGTTACGAGGAACAGATGATGCTAGCGTTGGCTATTTCGCTTGCTGAGGCTCAAGCACGGTCATAAATTTGTAGAAGCTTCTATTATGACCACCTGCATGCATGTAGGAGTGTGAGATGCCAACAATGTCTTTCAATCACATCTATCAGTTCCAGTTTGCTAGCATTTTCTACGTCCTGTGGCAGCCACTGACTTGTCACTGACAGGACAGTTGCATTAGACTGCCTTGTCAATGACAAGCCAGTGTGGAATTGTTTTGCGAGAATGGTTTTGTCCATGCGTTCTGAAGTTTTCATAAAAGCTGCGCTTCTGGGATCAACGAATCAGGAACAAAATTGTAAAGTAAGGCTGTATGTAAAAGATCTACAAGACAGACTATAACTGGCTGGAGCATGTGTTGTAGATACTTGTGGTAATCCTTGCATGAATATGTCTTGTACCTTGACTGTTGTGTTGTCTACAACAACTGCATGGAGAATTTGATAA from Cryptomeria japonica chromosome 3, Sugi_1.0, whole genome shotgun sequence harbors:
- the LOC131042283 gene encoding E3 ubiquitin-protein ligase DA2L codes for the protein MGNKFTRRRHVVDERFTRPQGLYQHRDVDQKKLRKLILDGKLAPCYPGGEEHIGDLDECPICFLYYPSLNRSRCCMKGICTECFLQMKSPHSARPTQCPFCKTSNYAVEYRGCKTQEEKGIEQAEEQKVIEAKIRMQQEELQAEKERVQRRQEPIHGEQMMSPEEIERLDLTNPNAMSDEDVNSVCGTHGSSSEPNEVHATQSSSGVAVARPQDLQPLQGRQNRGEDGFDLDLEDIMIMEAIWLSLQEHGSHRIPGPCISGFESTIPRRLSEAPGLVESRGSTISNTVLGDSREATPNSSVTGGLACAIAALAERQILNVDSMAVRQRSESQRIDGDVTESGMIESQDVSQDSTSGQQDLSPSNICEQACDHLETDEHEQQAFPEEPVNNSELEDEREPEAHASENWIEVSPESGRALSQCLREGSRSSVSDWMFDHSSEVVEVGTSFSSSIPSASDLPWEAPDVPQNADVSADPPSLSAQPYVVPESYEEQMMLALAISLAEAQARS